A portion of the Pseudoalteromonas galatheae genome contains these proteins:
- a CDS encoding PepSY-associated TM helix domain-containing protein, producing the protein MTRARSAAKSSNRRLKKLFDWRTWHWMSSAVCLVGMLLFAVTGITLNHASQIEAAPTTYAKEAVLPSALLTQLNAAAEQTALPRSFQSWYQSHTGAALPALQQVQWSEYELYVALPRAGGDGWFSIALDSGEFYQEITDRGWVSYLNDLHKGRNTGFAWRMFIDVFSVACVVFSLTGLWLLYKHSRGRKSTWPLVAAGFVLPVLVLMVPAHAKADEVEITIPRLNVAEYHPPYVAVWLANSKQQRVADIAVWYDVNMADKEGEKWLKDLRLWWRRSGRSLSMPVDGVTGATRRPGTAKIDLTPWRDEFKALPADEYTLFVEAARELGGREVLKLPVTLPITAPVTVIAEGKSELATTILTMEP; encoded by the coding sequence ATGACACGAGCTCGCTCAGCGGCTAAGTCGTCGAATCGGCGACTTAAAAAGCTGTTTGATTGGCGCACTTGGCATTGGATGAGCTCTGCCGTGTGTTTGGTGGGAATGCTGCTATTTGCCGTGACTGGGATCACCTTAAATCACGCAAGCCAGATAGAAGCTGCACCTACCACATATGCTAAAGAAGCGGTGCTGCCAAGTGCTCTGTTGACCCAGCTTAACGCGGCAGCAGAGCAGACAGCGCTGCCTCGCAGCTTTCAATCTTGGTATCAGTCACACACAGGTGCGGCGTTACCTGCACTACAGCAAGTGCAGTGGAGCGAGTACGAATTGTATGTTGCGCTGCCAAGAGCTGGTGGCGATGGCTGGTTTAGCATTGCCCTTGATAGCGGTGAGTTTTATCAAGAGATCACGGATCGTGGTTGGGTATCATACCTTAACGATCTTCACAAAGGACGTAATACAGGATTTGCATGGCGTATGTTTATTGATGTGTTTTCAGTAGCTTGTGTAGTGTTTTCACTCACAGGCTTATGGCTTTTATACAAGCATTCTCGAGGAAGAAAGTCGACTTGGCCGCTCGTCGCAGCAGGCTTTGTATTACCTGTTTTAGTGCTGATGGTACCTGCGCACGCTAAAGCTGATGAAGTTGAAATCACGATCCCGCGTTTAAACGTTGCGGAATATCACCCACCTTATGTCGCAGTATGGTTGGCGAACAGCAAACAACAGCGAGTTGCCGATATTGCCGTTTGGTATGACGTTAATATGGCGGATAAAGAAGGTGAAAAGTGGCTAAAAGACTTACGCCTTTGGTGGCGTAGAAGCGGCCGTAGCCTATCCATGCCTGTAGATGGCGTGACTGGTGCGACAAGGCGTCCAGGTACGGCAAAGATTGATTTAACCCCTTGGCGCGATGAGTTTAAAGCTTTACCTGCGGATGAATACACGCTGTTCGTAGAGGCTGCTCGTGAGCTTGGAGGTCGTGAAGTATTGAAACTGCCTGTGACTTTACCTATCACTGCACCTGTCACTGTGATTGCAGAAGGTAAATCTGAACTCGCTACAACAATTTTAACAATGGAGCCTTAA
- a CDS encoding DUF4198 domain-containing protein — protein MKISTLVSGVLVALAAYSPLSEAHRVWIKPSTTVVSGDSEWITFDAAIANGIFNPDHYAYPLERLSALSPSGSKVELKNAAKLKYRSVFDIELNQQGTYKVFNQSRSLVARWTDENGEKHYWPGRGKVGSVEAFNKEVPKTAKDLSVVDVARRLEVFVTLGAPNNTALKPTGKGLELNPVTHPNDLYTGEPITLQYTMDGEPAKGAEVIVVRQDEKYRDNSQPSKYTTNAKGEVTLTLSEPGMYWFEVEYEDDKAQAPATKRAGSYVTTLEVLPL, from the coding sequence GTGAAAATTTCAACGTTAGTATCTGGTGTCTTAGTTGCCTTAGCCGCATATAGCCCATTAAGTGAAGCACACCGAGTATGGATCAAGCCAAGTACCACCGTGGTGTCTGGTGACAGCGAATGGATCACGTTTGATGCAGCCATCGCCAATGGGATCTTTAACCCAGATCATTATGCTTATCCACTAGAGCGTCTATCAGCACTGTCTCCTTCTGGTAGCAAGGTTGAACTTAAGAACGCTGCAAAACTTAAGTATCGCAGTGTGTTTGACATTGAGCTCAATCAGCAAGGCACTTACAAAGTGTTTAATCAAAGTCGCTCGCTGGTGGCGCGCTGGACTGATGAAAATGGTGAAAAGCATTACTGGCCAGGACGCGGCAAAGTTGGCTCAGTAGAAGCCTTTAACAAAGAAGTGCCAAAAACGGCAAAAGATTTAAGTGTGGTCGACGTTGCAAGACGATTAGAAGTATTTGTAACTTTGGGCGCACCAAATAACACTGCGCTTAAGCCAACCGGCAAAGGGCTAGAGCTAAACCCGGTTACTCACCCTAATGATTTGTACACCGGTGAACCAATTACCTTGCAGTATACGATGGATGGTGAACCTGCCAAGGGTGCAGAAGTGATAGTAGTACGTCAGGATGAAAAGTACCGTGATAATAGTCAACCAAGCAAATATACAACAAATGCCAAAGGTGAAGTGACGCTAACGCTATCTGAGCCAGGCATGTATTGGTTTGAAGTGGAATATGAAGATGACAAAGCACAAGCACCCGCCACAAAACGTGCCGGCAGCTATGTCACTACCCTCGAGGTATTACCGCTTTAA
- a CDS encoding DNA topoisomerase IB, with protein MDCKGIQSEFHECNRLEVARKKWGRGFCYLDASNNPIRSKVIKKRIKQLVIPPMWKQVQISACAFDKVQAVGFDSKGKKQYIYHPSYQLTQQQAKFTRMAQFAKQLPQARTRCIEQLKHDDWHQEKVAALAVMVLDSTGIRIGNQHYYQHNDTCGLTTLRRKHLKHNEVGITFEFQGKHGKQRKVDVFDEQLCQFISESAVQTGYGLFRYHCQGRWHDLTSDDVNTQIHTLHGPQFTSKDYRTWVASRLAVQFAFDVAIEVEGSKRKRFDTHLIKRVAKALGNTPKVCRDYYIHPKLLNYLCELSQNQMVPDFSNDFWQLDGSLSDCEAFIVKVLTEEKGEEGTPPPLGT; from the coding sequence GTGGACTGTAAGGGTATTCAATCTGAGTTTCACGAATGTAATCGTTTAGAGGTTGCTAGAAAAAAGTGGGGCCGTGGTTTTTGCTATTTAGATGCGAGCAACAACCCCATTCGCTCTAAGGTGATCAAAAAGCGAATAAAACAGTTGGTGATCCCACCGATGTGGAAGCAGGTTCAAATCAGCGCCTGTGCTTTTGATAAAGTGCAAGCCGTTGGTTTCGATAGTAAAGGTAAAAAGCAATATATCTATCATCCAAGCTATCAACTCACCCAACAACAAGCTAAATTTACCCGCATGGCCCAATTTGCAAAACAGCTACCACAAGCAAGAACGCGCTGTATAGAGCAGCTAAAACACGATGATTGGCACCAAGAAAAAGTTGCCGCACTGGCTGTTATGGTGCTTGATTCCACAGGGATCCGTATTGGTAACCAACATTACTATCAACACAATGATACTTGTGGTCTAACCACGTTAAGGCGCAAGCACCTGAAACATAACGAAGTAGGGATAACTTTTGAGTTTCAGGGAAAACACGGTAAACAAAGAAAAGTTGACGTATTCGACGAACAACTTTGTCAGTTTATTAGTGAATCCGCTGTACAAACTGGCTATGGGTTATTTCGATATCATTGCCAAGGGCGATGGCACGATTTAACCAGCGATGACGTCAACACGCAGATCCACACGCTACACGGCCCACAATTTACCAGTAAGGATTACCGCACTTGGGTAGCTTCTCGGTTAGCGGTACAGTTCGCATTTGACGTTGCAATAGAGGTTGAAGGTAGTAAAAGAAAGCGTTTTGATACCCATCTAATCAAGCGGGTAGCAAAGGCACTTGGCAACACACCCAAAGTCTGTCGAGACTACTATATCCACCCCAAGCTCCTGAACTATTTATGTGAACTCAGCCAAAATCAAATGGTTCCTGATTTTAGTAATGACTTTTGGCAGTTAGATGGATCGCTCAGTGATTGTGAAGCTTTCATCGTGAAGGTTTTAACAGAAGAAAAGGGGGAGGAAGGAACGCCTCCCCCTTTGGGCACTTAG
- a CDS encoding ATP-binding cassette domain-containing protein — MPWIQLKHASLTLANGQCLFCDVDLTIERQFIAITGPNGAGKSHLLKALSGEQPLTSGERQSHGKCFYLPQDATNRFATVSELLGLKEKLAALHRAHQGLASGYDFELISDDWQLESTWQATLAPLELTLETPFTLLSPGAKMRAYIEVLQSQPAILLLDEPSNHMDSNNKHWLAEQLKHHKHGVVAVTHDPILLDAADHILHIKQGELTHHSHGFDAFRETLLQTQARQKQQHLANRAAQKTLKQAMIAADLQHQRQANKGKAQVRAGSQSKLIADFKSDRGSKRHAGQTHKIQKAQDNIKKNTVYYREDKQQFHFNSAFRAKEKLRLCEAELCFGPENTLNLFADTTQKLRVIGENGIGKSTLLKTLAGKLELKRGEIQRPATCIYLDQHCAWLEQGPCVLDIAKRLLDTPHHNIITSFASVGLKLNQISGPISSLSGGERMKSAIVLAVQLQGFLLLDEPDNHLDLEAQEELAAMLNQLPCGFMLVSHNEYFCGQLSKLEAIRLTTS, encoded by the coding sequence ATGCCTTGGATACAGTTAAAACATGCAAGCTTGACACTTGCAAATGGTCAATGCTTATTTTGCGATGTCGACTTAACAATAGAGCGACAATTTATTGCGATAACAGGCCCTAATGGGGCGGGCAAATCACACTTACTCAAAGCCCTATCCGGTGAACAGCCTCTAACCTCGGGCGAGCGCCAAAGTCATGGGAAATGCTTTTATCTCCCACAAGATGCAACTAACCGCTTTGCTACCGTTTCTGAACTACTAGGGCTTAAAGAGAAGCTAGCAGCACTGCATCGGGCCCATCAGGGGTTAGCCTCTGGGTACGATTTTGAATTAATCTCAGATGATTGGCAGTTAGAATCAACTTGGCAAGCAACACTTGCGCCGCTAGAACTCACTTTGGAAACCCCCTTTACACTGCTAAGTCCCGGGGCAAAAATGCGAGCCTATATCGAAGTATTACAATCTCAGCCTGCAATCCTATTACTGGATGAGCCGAGCAATCACATGGACAGCAACAATAAGCACTGGCTAGCCGAGCAGCTAAAGCACCACAAACATGGTGTGGTTGCCGTCACACACGATCCTATTTTATTAGATGCAGCCGACCATATACTGCACATAAAACAGGGGGAGCTAACTCATCACTCACATGGATTTGACGCCTTTAGAGAGACACTACTTCAAACTCAAGCTCGACAAAAACAGCAACATTTAGCAAATCGCGCGGCACAAAAAACACTTAAACAAGCCATGATTGCAGCGGATCTGCAACATCAACGGCAAGCCAATAAAGGGAAAGCACAAGTACGCGCTGGTAGCCAAAGTAAACTGATTGCTGACTTTAAGTCTGACAGAGGAAGTAAACGTCATGCCGGACAAACCCATAAAATTCAAAAAGCTCAAGATAATATTAAGAAAAATACAGTGTACTATCGAGAAGACAAACAGCAGTTTCATTTTAATTCAGCTTTTCGAGCAAAAGAAAAGCTCCGCTTATGTGAAGCCGAACTGTGCTTTGGACCGGAAAATACACTGAACCTTTTTGCGGATACAACACAAAAGCTCAGAGTAATTGGAGAAAATGGCATCGGTAAATCGACCTTGCTTAAAACCCTTGCGGGTAAGCTAGAGTTAAAGCGCGGAGAAATTCAGCGCCCAGCAACATGTATTTACTTAGATCAGCACTGTGCTTGGCTTGAGCAGGGCCCTTGCGTTTTAGATATTGCCAAGCGCTTACTTGATACACCACATCATAATATCATCACCAGCTTTGCAAGCGTCGGCCTAAAACTCAACCAGATTTCAGGGCCTATCTCGAGCCTCAGTGGTGGCGAGAGAATGAAATCGGCCATCGTGCTGGCAGTGCAACTGCAAGGCTTTTTACTGCTTGACGAGCCGGATAATCACCTCGACCTTGAAGCACAAGAAGAGCTTGCGGCCATGCTTAATCAGCTTCCTTGTGGATTTATGCTGGTCTCTCATAATGAGTACTTTTGCGGTCAGCTCAGTAAACTTGAAGCGATAAGGTTAACAACATCATGA
- a CDS encoding insulinase family protein: MLIRRSLSPIFSFLYCALLIFNSSSFALEQRSQNTLPTLSNGIVYQHIQSDINVARLAIFVKAGHLYNGDAHGVSHLTEHLFNLGGDAKNVSKIDDFLASVNGTRRATLNTSGVRYWYEIPTEYLGGLLPLIQESLVGVTASEDAIAAQIAAIDNEWKQGQRYQELIDWEQTFRVFAHTDLTLKDGSFFMGSTAEFQKYAARLQDELKRLFSRYNGKNITILSESSHSKESAFKLMEKTIGAVELSERDHAQRMTQEPSLHFTPVTEVRKKQNHDDKEVQFTFAVPPIASAPPVFTRFLIHLLKHSSIHTVSLGQATLQFSPTSIEFSPNAFHQFDSLHMTFPRREVEGGSIYEDARQFLSIFNSVLLSLAAVEREAELVSVYNDFAMEYRLTCSQKNLSFELAKELDNQVHFGRLTDWLNACHIPQKLDRALFRRFVETFVSAKTYTKLFVNDDEWVSLKNKDVMEHYDQPYVLLESTRKNEVNTPLSFRFPRKNALVEMVEKSIVAKKDVRLRAVEDGKFASHRVLKAGISHIHDYAEALIIKAHLEAKYSKWLSDADALGTPVTFLIDDKLSIVASGRKSLATYLANAIEVPISVLGDDLAKAKTDAISAIEKKVNDNQVFRMNEFLARIQSNHIWSDEQLLAAIRRYPTKSPDSVSHALPAPSSQNLELKNNAPVNILASLRQVQTGSLEEKVYAVLLNSIIRSDYKERFRNTLKIAYTAITGHKVSDKGTGFVTLLQTSTHSISDMKKMNHHFFTDMLSKVQRLTEQEFLQLSDESKKEVIRLSNQLDYVFADRLISQTDETSINSMKLSLSEFKRFSKRLLSNDLAERYVAIIGIENNTKNNENR; this comes from the coding sequence ATGCTAATAAGAAGAAGCCTTTCTCCGATTTTTTCCTTTCTTTATTGCGCCTTGCTTATTTTTAATAGCAGCTCGTTTGCTCTGGAGCAACGCAGCCAAAACACTTTACCAACATTAAGCAATGGCATTGTATATCAACATATTCAATCTGATATTAACGTAGCTAGACTGGCTATTTTTGTAAAAGCGGGGCACTTATATAACGGTGATGCCCATGGTGTTTCCCATTTAACAGAACACTTATTCAATTTAGGGGGAGATGCAAAAAACGTATCGAAAATTGACGACTTTCTCGCATCAGTAAATGGCACCAGAAGAGCAACTTTAAATACATCTGGGGTTAGATATTGGTACGAAATTCCCACAGAATATCTAGGTGGCTTGTTACCTCTTATTCAAGAGTCATTAGTTGGAGTCACAGCTTCTGAAGATGCGATTGCAGCTCAAATAGCTGCAATCGATAATGAATGGAAGCAAGGGCAACGCTACCAAGAGCTGATTGATTGGGAGCAAACTTTCAGGGTATTTGCGCATACTGATCTAACGCTTAAGGATGGGTCGTTTTTTATGGGGAGTACCGCTGAATTTCAAAAATATGCAGCTAGGTTACAAGACGAGCTAAAAAGGTTATTTAGTAGGTACAATGGTAAAAACATCACGATTTTAAGTGAGTCATCACACAGCAAAGAAAGCGCTTTTAAGTTGATGGAAAAGACGATAGGCGCTGTAGAGTTGAGCGAACGAGATCACGCACAAAGAATGACTCAAGAGCCTTCTTTGCACTTTACACCAGTGACTGAAGTCAGAAAAAAACAAAATCATGATGACAAGGAAGTTCAATTCACATTTGCGGTTCCCCCTATTGCTAGCGCACCTCCTGTTTTTACACGGTTCTTAATACACCTTTTAAAGCATTCATCCATCCATACTGTTAGCTTAGGGCAAGCAACACTTCAGTTTTCACCCACATCAATTGAGTTTTCACCAAACGCATTTCATCAATTTGATAGCTTACACATGACTTTTCCCCGGCGCGAAGTTGAAGGGGGATCTATATATGAGGATGCGCGGCAATTTCTGTCGATTTTTAACTCTGTACTGTTAAGCTTGGCGGCAGTAGAACGAGAAGCGGAATTGGTATCGGTATACAATGATTTTGCAATGGAATATAGGCTGACATGTTCACAGAAAAACCTATCATTTGAATTGGCCAAAGAGTTAGATAATCAAGTTCACTTTGGTCGATTGACCGACTGGCTTAACGCTTGTCATATACCTCAAAAGCTCGATAGAGCCTTGTTTAGGCGCTTCGTTGAAACGTTTGTTTCCGCAAAAACTTACACTAAGCTATTTGTGAATGATGATGAGTGGGTTTCACTTAAGAATAAAGATGTGATGGAACATTACGACCAGCCTTATGTTTTGCTTGAGTCAACAAGAAAGAATGAGGTGAATACCCCACTATCTTTTCGTTTTCCAAGAAAAAATGCCTTGGTAGAAATGGTTGAAAAATCAATTGTCGCGAAGAAAGACGTGAGATTGCGAGCTGTAGAAGATGGCAAATTTGCATCCCACCGTGTGCTAAAGGCTGGTATTTCTCACATTCATGACTACGCAGAGGCACTAATAATTAAAGCGCACCTGGAAGCCAAATATAGCAAATGGTTAAGTGATGCTGATGCGTTAGGTACCCCTGTCACGTTTTTAATTGACGATAAGTTGAGTATTGTTGCAAGCGGCAGGAAATCGCTCGCCACTTATCTGGCAAACGCTATTGAAGTTCCAATTTCGGTTTTAGGTGATGATCTTGCAAAAGCCAAGACTGACGCGATTAGCGCGATTGAGAAAAAGGTCAATGACAATCAAGTGTTCAGAATGAATGAGTTTTTGGCACGGATCCAATCGAACCATATTTGGTCTGATGAGCAACTGCTTGCTGCTATTAGGCGTTATCCTACAAAGTCACCTGATAGCGTGAGTCACGCTTTACCGGCACCCAGCTCGCAAAATCTAGAACTCAAAAATAATGCGCCAGTAAACATACTGGCATCGTTAAGACAGGTGCAAACAGGCTCACTAGAAGAGAAAGTATATGCGGTTTTGCTCAACTCGATTATAAGAAGTGATTACAAGGAAAGGTTTAGGAATACACTTAAAATTGCCTACACAGCAATAACAGGTCACAAAGTGAGTGATAAAGGAACCGGCTTTGTTACTTTGCTACAGACATCGACACACTCAATCAGTGATATGAAAAAAATGAACCATCATTTTTTTACTGATATGTTGAGTAAGGTACAAAGGTTAACAGAGCAGGAGTTTTTACAACTGAGTGATGAAAGCAAAAAAGAGGTAATTAGATTGAGCAATCAGCTTGATTATGTATTCGCTGACCGGCTAATTTCTCAAACTGATGAGACTAGTATTAACTCGATGAAACTATCTTTGTCGGAGTTTAAAAGGTTTTCGAAGCGATTACTCAGTAATGATTTGGCTGAGCGGTATGTCGCAATTATAGGCATAGAAAATAACACAAAGAATAATGAAAACCGGTAG
- a CDS encoding glycine-rich domain-containing protein, with protein MKAIAGKESAVSFIENYEFDEAVLEWFDWHVETHFGQRLSEKEIQVVVEGLKDYLIFTIISPHKVAAASKLVDELFHAFILHTHQYASFCEGVGQFIHHYPVRKREVLGHQTPLENIEYNEHYQAIIRTYCLACLASDLDPLTTTQVPYLFQVDSLLPKEHAVLFDIQFFQSVLPKLGAHHFMINE; from the coding sequence ATGAAAGCAATTGCAGGAAAGGAAAGTGCTGTGAGCTTTATCGAAAATTATGAATTTGATGAGGCTGTGCTCGAGTGGTTTGATTGGCATGTGGAAACTCATTTTGGGCAAAGGTTATCTGAAAAGGAAATACAAGTAGTTGTAGAAGGCTTAAAAGACTACTTGATATTTACCATCATTTCGCCTCATAAAGTGGCCGCTGCAAGCAAGCTGGTTGACGAACTGTTTCATGCTTTTATTTTACATACACATCAATACGCGTCCTTTTGCGAGGGGGTTGGGCAGTTTATTCACCACTATCCAGTGCGCAAGCGCGAAGTACTAGGTCATCAAACCCCACTAGAAAACATCGAATATAACGAGCATTATCAGGCAATAATTAGAACATACTGTCTTGCTTGTTTGGCTTCAGACCTAGATCCCCTCACAACAACGCAAGTCCCTTATTTATTTCAAGTTGACTCACTGTTACCAAAAGAACATGCGGTCTTGTTTGATATTCAGTTTTTTCAATCTGTGCTACCAAAACTTGGAGCGCACCATTTTATGATCAACGAGTAA
- a CDS encoding nuclear transport factor 2 family protein produces MDIFEKIVALEQGLHTPQMRSDIERISDYIHDEFYEDGLFSKGMTKADILAGLKHEDLSKHKIVSEDYKLVSQSRTRVTITYTSALESALGERSYYAQRHSTWCWCSDDKWRLISHSAALI; encoded by the coding sequence ATGGATATATTCGAAAAAATTGTAGCCCTAGAACAAGGGCTACATACACCGCAAATGCGCAGTGATATTGAGCGGATCTCAGATTATATTCACGATGAATTTTATGAAGATGGCCTATTTAGCAAAGGGATGACCAAAGCTGATATTCTAGCGGGGTTAAAACATGAAGACCTTAGCAAGCATAAAATAGTCAGTGAGGATTATAAATTGGTGTCTCAGAGTCGTACGCGGGTGACCATTACATACACCTCAGCACTTGAGAGTGCTCTAGGTGAGAGATCATACTATGCCCAGAGGCACTCTACTTGGTGTTGGTGCAGTGATGATAAATGGCGTCTGATAAGCCATAGTGCAGCATTGATATAG
- a CDS encoding DUF3307 domain-containing protein, with the protein MNEWQVLLLWLVIGHTLTDFYLQPMSWVHDRNTRHYKSIKLLWHSIAHSGAALAIILLWQSTLFWGAQWNALLFALAVGISHYCIDLAKSYSSKGAIPFVIDQCAHIAILVVVTWLIAEPEIALSVFAKPFANVQLLILVVGYLMVLHPASIFTSMLLERWQLNNSALDSLPQAGSLIGQLERVLLLSCVLLDSWAAIGFILAAKSVFRFGDLTQSQDRKLTEYVMLGTLVSVLLALVVGAFIKPFMPIQL; encoded by the coding sequence ATGAACGAATGGCAAGTATTGTTATTGTGGTTAGTAATAGGCCACACACTCACTGACTTTTACCTCCAACCTATGAGCTGGGTACATGATAGAAATACCCGTCACTATAAGTCCATCAAATTGTTGTGGCATAGTATCGCGCATAGCGGGGCTGCACTTGCAATCATCCTACTTTGGCAGTCTACTTTGTTTTGGGGAGCACAATGGAATGCGCTGCTCTTTGCGCTAGCGGTAGGTATTAGTCACTACTGTATCGACTTAGCTAAATCCTATTCTAGCAAGGGAGCTATTCCTTTTGTGATAGACCAATGTGCACATATTGCCATATTAGTGGTCGTCACTTGGCTAATTGCAGAGCCTGAGATTGCACTCAGTGTCTTTGCCAAGCCTTTTGCCAATGTCCAGCTGCTAATATTGGTTGTGGGCTATTTAATGGTATTGCATCCCGCATCGATATTCACCAGCATGCTGCTTGAGCGATGGCAACTCAATAATTCAGCTCTTGATAGCCTGCCGCAAGCAGGAAGCTTAATTGGTCAGCTTGAACGTGTATTACTGCTGAGCTGCGTGTTACTGGATAGCTGGGCTGCTATCGGTTTTATTCTCGCCGCTAAATCGGTGTTTCGCTTTGGCGATCTAACCCAAAGCCAAGACAGAAAGCTCACCGAATACGTGATGTTGGGCACGCTTGTCAGTGTGTTGCTTGCCCTTGTGGTCGGCGCCTTCATCAAACCATTTATGCCCATTCAATTGTAA
- a CDS encoding PH domain-containing protein: MGLLSGLLGNASEVDSNEVDKLLEDTLITGEEVAQAYKVIRDLFIFTNKRLILIDKQGMTGSKVEMLSIPYSKITKYSKESAGHFDLDAELKIWIGSDPTPISKEFKAGDNINQVYKIISQYCL, encoded by the coding sequence ATGGGACTATTAAGTGGTCTACTCGGTAATGCAAGCGAAGTAGACAGTAACGAAGTTGATAAGTTATTAGAAGATACACTTATCACCGGAGAAGAGGTTGCACAAGCTTACAAAGTGATCCGCGACTTATTTATTTTTACTAACAAGCGTTTAATTTTAATCGACAAGCAAGGCATGACGGGCAGCAAAGTAGAAATGCTCAGCATTCCGTATAGCAAAATAACAAAATACAGCAAAGAATCTGCGGGTCACTTCGACCTAGACGCGGAATTAAAAATCTGGATTGGCTCAGATCCAACGCCAATTAGTAAAGAATTTAAAGCGGGCGACAATATCAACCAAGTGTATAAGATCATTTCACAGTATTGTTTATAG
- a CDS encoding nuclear transport factor 2 family protein, whose product METLVKNYISAYNHFDIPGMLAQLTDDVVFENLANGEITTRTTSKMEFAELANQSAKLFSERNQSLTAATQDNDLFIVHVTYKAKLAQDLANGMKAGQSISLQGRSEFAFRDGKICLIRDIS is encoded by the coding sequence ATGGAAACCTTAGTTAAAAATTATATCTCAGCCTACAATCATTTTGATATCCCGGGTATGCTAGCTCAGCTCACGGATGATGTCGTATTTGAGAATCTCGCCAATGGTGAAATTACGACGCGTACAACCAGTAAAATGGAGTTTGCAGAATTAGCAAATCAGTCCGCTAAGTTATTTTCCGAACGCAATCAATCTTTAACCGCCGCCACGCAAGACAATGATCTGTTTATTGTTCATGTGACATACAAAGCTAAATTAGCCCAAGACTTGGCCAATGGCATGAAAGCAGGGCAAAGCATCTCCTTACAAGGCCGCTCAGAGTTTGCATTTCGTGATGGCAAAATTTGTTTGATAAGAGATATAAGCTAA
- a CDS encoding glutathione S-transferase family protein gives MYQLFYYPRNASWAPHLVLEHLQLEKELLLVNRKTQQQKSATYLELNPTGRIPTLVDGEQVIFESAAICLHLCEKHPEGQLIPAPKTPQRATFYQWLFYLTTTVQPELMLYFYPEKYQLSLENSKTMSQAAEQRVGDMFALIDKQLATNTYLAGEQLTLCDYYLFMLAHWASGFNTAPKDYAHLGRFMRVMAQQKVVKRVCEIEQTDLSFY, from the coding sequence ATGTATCAGTTATTTTACTACCCTCGTAATGCCAGTTGGGCACCGCACCTCGTACTTGAGCACTTACAGCTAGAAAAGGAACTGCTCTTAGTCAATAGAAAGACACAACAACAAAAGTCTGCGACCTATTTAGAACTCAATCCAACAGGACGGATCCCGACATTGGTCGACGGCGAACAGGTCATCTTCGAGAGTGCGGCAATTTGTTTGCATTTATGCGAAAAGCACCCTGAGGGGCAACTTATCCCTGCGCCGAAAACCCCACAGAGAGCCACGTTTTATCAGTGGCTTTTTTATTTAACCACGACAGTTCAGCCAGAACTCATGCTGTATTTTTATCCTGAAAAATATCAGCTGTCACTAGAGAACAGTAAGACCATGTCTCAAGCCGCAGAGCAACGAGTCGGCGACATGTTTGCACTCATCGATAAGCAGTTAGCAACAAACACCTATTTAGCTGGTGAGCAGCTCACGCTCTGTGACTATTATTTGTTTATGCTAGCCCATTGGGCAAGTGGATTTAATACTGCGCCAAAAGACTATGCGCATTTGGGTCGATTTATGCGAGTCATGGCACAGCAAAAAGTGGTAAAAAGAGTGTGCGAAATTGAACAAACCGATCTAAGTTTTTATTAA
- a CDS encoding MerR family transcriptional regulator, which yields MYIGKLSKQTGLSVKAIRFYEEKGLIPTPERVGKYRVYSQVDVDLLLLIKEAKLLGVSIKQLQQVIEIKGRQVNWVEINTFLVELKASCIEQVAQLQQKIHRIEHCIASLDECPQIKLSQSQVE from the coding sequence ATGTATATTGGCAAGCTGTCAAAGCAAACAGGGCTGTCAGTTAAGGCCATTCGCTTTTATGAAGAAAAAGGGCTTATACCTACCCCGGAGCGGGTTGGTAAGTACCGTGTCTATTCGCAAGTGGATGTCGATCTGTTGTTATTAATAAAAGAAGCAAAATTGCTCGGTGTGTCGATTAAGCAATTGCAGCAGGTAATTGAAATTAAAGGGCGACAAGTCAACTGGGTAGAAATAAACACGTTTTTAGTTGAGCTCAAAGCATCCTGCATAGAGCAAGTTGCGCAGCTTCAGCAAAAAATACACCGAATTGAACACTGCATCGCATCGCTTGATGAATGTCCACAGATAAAACTATCCCAGTCTCAGGTAGAGTAA